Proteins encoded in a region of the Candidatus Moanabacter tarae genome:
- the pncC_2 gene encoding Nicotinamide-nucleotide amidohydrolase PncC, with the protein MTKILETLSHILQKRRETIAVAETTTGGLICSKIVAIPGSSLYFSQGIVAYSKYSKIRTLNLDPEFLDRFGEVSRETAQALAIAVRSTSKTTHGLAETGIAGPVIGKSSKPLGTTYIALASPSGTYIADFRLCGNRRQIQEGIAKKALEFVIESLT; encoded by the coding sequence GTGACAAAAATCTTAGAAACTCTTAGTCACATACTCCAAAAACGGCGTGAAACAATTGCCGTGGCTGAAACAACAACTGGAGGACTAATTTGTTCAAAAATTGTCGCGATTCCGGGAAGTTCCTTATACTTTAGCCAGGGAATTGTGGCCTACAGCAAATACTCAAAAATTCGAACTTTAAATCTGGATCCAGAGTTTCTTGATCGATTCGGCGAAGTTAGTAGGGAAACGGCACAAGCACTAGCTATAGCGGTTCGATCAACGAGCAAAACCACCCACGGTTTAGCCGAAACAGGAATAGCGGGTCCTGTTATTGGAAAATCATCTAAACCCCTTGGTACCACATATATCGCTCTAGCTAGTCCCAGTGGAACATACATAGCCGATTTTAGGCTATGCGGCAATCGGCGGCAAATCCAGGAAGGCATAGCCAAGAAAGCTTTGGAATTTGTTATCGAGTCTCTAACATAG
- the udh_6 gene encoding Uronate dehydrogenase: protein MKVLILGGNGMLGPWVVKALEGRHQLRVTDINELPSGSHEFVQLDVSDLEGVIAAAEGMDAIINLSVLRDDRKLAFDVSTQGNYNMMVAAREWGIRRVINTGPHFQMVGPQYEDWDFHLNPEMPPAPGTRLYPLSKALGQEICRIFSEHYDIELLTLLYYHMVHPDHLLGGQNCTRLLHADLCPQSVAWPDAGDAIRCALEIDSHKLPSKCETFFISTDLPHDKIRNDKIRKILGFNPRYHLETLWTKWLGSK, encoded by the coding sequence ATGAAGGTTCTTATTCTTGGAGGCAATGGTATGCTAGGCCCCTGGGTTGTCAAAGCCCTGGAGGGGCGCCACCAGCTGAGGGTTACAGATATCAATGAATTGCCTTCAGGGTCCCATGAGTTTGTTCAGCTTGATGTTTCCGATTTAGAGGGGGTGATAGCTGCTGCCGAAGGAATGGACGCGATTATCAACCTTTCTGTTTTGCGTGACGACCGGAAGTTGGCCTTCGATGTTAGTACCCAGGGCAACTATAACATGATGGTTGCAGCTCGGGAATGGGGCATCAGGCGTGTCATCAATACGGGCCCTCATTTTCAAATGGTTGGACCCCAGTATGAAGATTGGGATTTTCATTTGAACCCTGAGATGCCTCCAGCCCCGGGTACCCGCCTTTATCCTTTATCAAAGGCACTGGGGCAGGAGATATGTCGGATCTTTAGCGAGCATTACGATATCGAATTACTAACTCTTCTTTACTACCACATGGTACATCCTGATCATTTGCTGGGAGGGCAAAATTGTACCCGATTACTACATGCCGATCTCTGCCCTCAGTCTGTTGCCTGGCCCGATGCGGGCGATGCCATTAGGTGTGCTTTGGAGATCGACTCTCACAAGCTTCCGTCCAAATGTGAAACCTTCTTCATCTCCACCGATCTACCCCACGATAAGATCCGAAATGATAAAATTCGTAAAATTTTGGGTTTTAATCCTCGCTATCATCTTGAAACGCTGTGGACGAAATGGTTGGGGTCAAAATAG
- the adh gene encoding Alcohol dehydrogenase — protein MKAVQIISPKSIEIVETKEPQLPSNGNGFVKVRMLRGCLCGSDMPFFSLNFDREPERAKSLIGELESGQDSYYPLLIGQSMHECVGRIVESNSDQIKVGTLAIAGPPKMSGFQEYFCTREESVFPLPEGSVPVEQLLMSQPLGTVIWAMRKLGNLFHSDCVVVGQGPMGQLFAHMLSNLGARTITVMDKIDERLSVSPKMRATHTVNVDRHDPIGAIKEITDGRMADLVVEAVGHEQDTIDLCTALVKRQGTILGFGVPEVSYGTKINYRELFRKNITFIGSVGPEYRRDGSLARDMIVQNRVNVSPIITHSYPLEDAQIAYEQFANRKNGILKVIIEF, from the coding sequence ATGAAAGCAGTCCAAATCATCTCTCCAAAAAGCATAGAGATCGTTGAGACCAAGGAACCCCAACTCCCAAGTAATGGAAACGGATTTGTCAAAGTGCGTATGCTGCGCGGATGTCTATGCGGTAGTGATATGCCTTTCTTTTCCTTGAACTTTGACCGCGAACCAGAACGAGCTAAATCTCTGATCGGCGAACTAGAATCGGGGCAAGATTCCTATTACCCTTTGCTCATTGGTCAGTCGATGCACGAGTGTGTGGGCCGAATAGTGGAGTCAAACTCCGATCAGATCAAAGTGGGAACGCTAGCAATCGCAGGACCGCCAAAAATGAGTGGTTTCCAAGAATATTTCTGTACCAGAGAGGAATCTGTCTTTCCCCTACCAGAAGGGTCAGTCCCCGTTGAGCAACTGCTTATGAGCCAACCTCTGGGAACCGTTATTTGGGCTATGCGAAAGCTCGGAAATTTATTCCACTCTGATTGCGTAGTAGTTGGTCAAGGACCTATGGGACAACTTTTTGCGCACATGCTTTCTAACCTCGGAGCCCGTACTATCACCGTTATGGACAAGATTGACGAGCGTCTTTCCGTCTCTCCTAAAATGAGAGCCACTCACACCGTCAACGTGGACAGGCATGATCCAATCGGAGCAATAAAGGAGATAACCGACGGGAGGATGGCTGATCTCGTAGTTGAAGCAGTTGGCCATGAACAAGACACCATTGACCTCTGCACCGCACTTGTGAAGCGTCAGGGCACAATATTAGGATTTGGAGTTCCTGAGGTTAGTTACGGAACCAAAATTAACTACCGTGAGCTCTTTCGGAAAAACATCACCTTTATCGGCTCAGTTGGGCCAGAATATCGCCGGGACGGCTCCCTTGCCCGTGACATGATTGTACAAAACCGGGTCAACGTCTCCCCTATCATTACTCATTCTTACCCTCTCGAGGATGCCCAAATTGCTTACGAACAATTTGCCAATCGTAAGAATGGGATATTAAAGGTTATTATTGAATTTTAA
- the lysN_1 gene encoding 2-aminoadipate transaminase, with the protein MKTYRFTGGNTAPETFPVKGLIKAAEKGISQVGTGFISYPGELGHQGLREVIAQREMDREGVEVSPAYISLTNGSMQAVTLMAETFMKGPGDVVVTEELTYMGTIGAYKRLGAQLVGVPMDKNGMDLDKLEETLERLHENGTPPAFIYTIPTYHNPTGIVMPKERRLRLIDIARCFDTIVVEDNCYGDVHYEGEKPPAFYALDDDPRHIYICSLSKILGPGVRQGYFYARPPYLERILDRRYDGGCSLLSGSILAAYFKDNFWEHCKMTNALLKEKRDATIDALQRDLSGICSWTQPIGGLFIWIKFPDDVDQVELDALLAKRQFIHSPGRILHVEGKDIPYLRISFGAVPLDDISEGIAILADCIQAARRLKPAVSAI; encoded by the coding sequence ATGAAAACTTATAGATTCACCGGAGGAAATACTGCTCCAGAAACTTTTCCCGTTAAAGGGTTAATCAAAGCCGCAGAGAAAGGCATATCCCAAGTCGGGACTGGTTTTATCTCATATCCCGGCGAACTGGGGCATCAAGGGCTCAGAGAGGTCATTGCTCAGCGCGAAATGGACCGGGAGGGTGTAGAGGTTTCGCCTGCCTACATCTCATTAACCAACGGATCGATGCAGGCAGTAACTTTGATGGCAGAAACCTTTATGAAAGGTCCGGGAGATGTTGTCGTCACGGAAGAGCTCACCTACATGGGAACGATTGGCGCCTACAAACGACTGGGCGCCCAGCTGGTTGGGGTTCCAATGGATAAAAACGGAATGGATCTCGACAAGTTGGAAGAGACTCTAGAACGATTGCACGAAAACGGAACGCCCCCAGCTTTCATCTACACAATCCCGACCTACCATAACCCAACTGGGATCGTCATGCCCAAGGAGCGGCGTCTCCGCTTGATCGATATCGCCCGTTGTTTTGATACTATTGTGGTAGAAGACAACTGCTACGGGGATGTCCACTACGAAGGGGAAAAACCACCTGCCTTCTACGCTTTAGACGATGATCCCCGTCATATATATATCTGCTCGCTATCTAAGATCCTTGGCCCAGGAGTAAGGCAAGGGTACTTTTACGCACGCCCACCCTACCTGGAGAGAATCCTGGATCGTCGATATGACGGCGGCTGCAGTCTCCTATCTGGAAGTATCCTGGCCGCGTACTTTAAGGATAATTTCTGGGAGCACTGCAAAATGACTAATGCACTTCTCAAAGAAAAACGCGACGCTACAATCGATGCGCTTCAAAGGGATCTTAGTGGCATTTGTTCCTGGACTCAGCCTATTGGAGGACTCTTCATCTGGATAAAGTTCCCGGATGATGTAGACCAAGTTGAACTCGATGCCCTCCTGGCCAAAAGGCAATTCATCCATTCACCCGGTAGAATTCTTCACGTCGAAGGAAAGGATATCCCTTACTTGCGAATTTCCTTTGGAGCCGTCCCATTGGATGATATTT